The window CTGTGTTTATGAAGCACCCAGGGAGGGGAGATGTGCAGTCATTAGCTCTAATGAGAGCTGTTTGCCATGGCGCTTGGCTCTGCACTCCCTCTTTCTCCATGAGTCCCCTGGGACCAGCCAGCTTCCCACAGCCAGCAATCTGCCaaaagctggagctgctgcagccctaACACGCCCCAGTGCCTGCGCCGAAGCAGAGCGGTGCCTGTGTGGGTCCGGCCATTCCGTACCCAAATTTCTTGGGGAGGGGTTGAGCGCAGTGGGTTGGTCGTGTGTGCTGCCAGAGCCAggagcccagcacagcctgtcCCCTTCCCATCTGCCGagcccatggctgggacagccaCTGGGCTGGGCGGTGGTTTGGTTTAGGTGGTTGTTTTGGCGCTGGGACTGTCTCGTCgtgttttgcattttgcatttcaagCCTTTGTAAGTGCAGTTTGATGTCGCTGCCTCTCAAGCGAGCGCGGCTGGCTGCAGCGCGGGCCGGCTGCCCATCCATACCCTGGCAGTCCCCATCAGGGCAGCTTCGATGTATTGATCGGTGCCTACGTGCAGCCCAGAGCTCGCTGCCGGGCTGGGGACGTCATGGTGAACGAACCAGCGCAGGCATGGGGCAGCTGACTGGCCCCACATGGGCCGTGTGGGGCCATATTCAGTTGTCAGTGCAAGGGCAGTTTTAAGTGCAGGCTGCGTGTCGTtaccagctctgcctgtgctgtgaaACCCAGCCTGTCACCTTGGCTGCGGAGGTGGCTGGTGGCATCACTTGGATGCACCAGCCTCTTTGCTCAGTCACAAATGGACCTCTGCTGCGTGCAGAGGTTGAAGCATCCCCCGCGCTGTTTGCTCCACACCGCAGGCAGAGATGCTGCCGgtttcctgcctgcagcagccacgGTGCCAGCACGGGCCACGCACGCATACTCAGGACCAGGCTTGTGTCCCCCAGGACGAGGGTGAGCCCTGAGGCTGCCCTCAGCCCGCTTCTCTCCCTGCAGAATCCGTCCCCAACTGTCCAAAGAGAAAATAGAGGGATGTCACATCTGCACCTCAGTGACGCCTGGTGAGCcccaggtgctgctggggaaggacAAGGCCTTCACCTACGATTTTGTCTTTGACCTGGACACGTGGCAGGAGCAGATCTACACGACGTGTGTGGGCAAGCTCATTGAAGGCTGCTTCGAGGGCTACAATGCCACCGTGCTGGCATACGGCCAGGTACATGCTCTGCCTGCTCCGTGGGTTCTGGCGTGGGCATCGGGCTCTCCCGCAGCGCTGGGTGCCGGGGATGCTGCGGAGGTTAGGGAAGGTAGGGGTGTATAAGCCCCTGGGTGTGGAGGGGACAGAGATGTTCCTGGGCTGGATtagagctggggtgggggtggccttggttgggaaggagagggaggcagggctggggtgggatcATGGGAGCCGGTGTGGTGGTGGGATCAGAGGGGCTCAGCAGAGGTGTTTGGGGAGCctggggtggcagggggaggTGTGGgttgcagcaggcagagccgAGCCTGGCAGGGCCCAGCCAGCTACCCCCTCGCTGCGTCTTCACAGACTGGTGCAGGGAAGACGTACACCATGGGCACCGGCTTCGACATGAACATCTCTGAGGATGAGCAGGGCATCATCCCACGAGCCATTGGCCACCTCTTCAGTGGCATCGAGGAGCGGAAGCGGGCGGCGCAGAGTCAGGGCATGGCAGCACCCGAGTTCAAAGTCAGCGCCCAGTTCCTGGAGGTGGGTGGCAGCAGCTCTGGATGACACTGTGGCCCTGCCCTGTCCTCTGTTCAGCTCCCACGTCCTGGGCTCCTTGAGTCCTCCATGTcctggctgctcccagctgaGCTGGACCCCGCAGCAGGCACATGGCCGGGGATGCATGCCAGGGCAGAGGAGGCTCAAAGCACCTCAATGTTTTTGACCTCTTGATGGCCACAAACTGAGGTGGTGCTTTCTGGGCTGCACGGAGCACCCCCCTACGGGGAAGGGGCTCACGCCTTGGTCCCCTGGAGATTCAGGAGGCTCTGGGCTCACTCACTGCTGTTGAGGTCGAGGATAGCGGCATACCTGCTCCCCTGGGTCTGGACCGCCATTCCCAGTGAAACAGCGAAGGACTGTGCTGTTTCCCATGTCCTTTGCTGCATCTTTGACCTTGAGAATGCTTCATTGCATCCTCTCCCGCCTCTGCTTTGGCCTCCATTTCAAAAGCCTCTTCTATTAACTGTTTCTTTCCCTGGAGAAATTTGTCCCAGAAAGCCTATGGGCATTGTGTGTCTGCAGTGGTTTCCCTGGGGGCTGGTCCTGGGGTGAAAGTGCAAAGAAGTTCAAGATGGAAACTGGTTTAAGGCCCTGGTGAGAAAACAGAGGGTGGTGTTGAGCAAAGCTGAGCTCCTGAACAAACTTCATCTGGTTGGTGTCCTGGTCTACGTTAGAGCCCAGAGgagccaggcaggcagagagagaggctCCATGCTGTGATCTTGACTCCATGTGGCTCTGGTAGCCATCATTTCTGGGTTCCTCCAGATGTCAATGGCCTGGAGAGGGGAAGAAGTGTCCAAAGTCACCTCCTGGCCTGGAGAGCTGACTTCCTTGCTGGAGAAATCCTTCCCAATCAACTTTCCATCTGCAGAGCCCTTGTTGGCTCCCGTGGTGCTGTTGTGTCCTGCCACaaccttccctccccaccactTGGCCTGTCTGAGCTCCTGGCTCCTTCCTACGCATCCTTGGCCTCGTGGGGCTCCACTCTGGGGAACCTGTGGTCTGGGATGGAAACGGGGACAATTTCCTTCCAGTTCTGATGTCCTTGTGGGGGAGGAACCTTGTCAGGCTTTTCCCCTGCTGGAGAGTCTCCTAACACTGTTGGGACTGCGGCACAGTCCTGCCTTCCCTGGGCTATACGGTCAGATACTGGCCTTCAGCCCAACCTGTGTCCCCTCACCCTATGTGCcacattttccctttcctctcagCTCCCCGTATCTTCCCTCTAGGAGATCCTCTGCTGTCCAGCTCAAGCTTCCCTTGTCTCAGTTTCTCCCACTCGCTTTGGGATGACACGACACTGCCCCAAGCAGCTGGGTGACCTGTTAACTGGGGTTGGGACACACAAAGGATGAACACTGGGAGGGGAtgcctgtgctgcctctgccccaggccaTTCTAGGAACCATCTTCGCAGACCAAGAGGGTCCAGTGCGACCCCAGGGGTGCCTGTGACAAAGCAGTGGCCCTGCATGGGGTTACaccagctgccctggggatTTCCTGtagcctttttctctcttcaccaCCTCTGACCCCTGGTGGTTTTAACTCTCAAAATAGCCTCAGAGATGTTTGTCCAGTGACTGCGGTAGAGGATGGGAACAAGGCTTCCcttgctgtgtttcagagctGCTCATGGTTGTGCTCCCGAGGCCAGCTGTGCCCAGTGGGACACTGGcagccccagggtggggggaggccaTCTGCCGGCTGTGGGGGCTTGAAGGCTTCCCAAGGGCGCTGATACGTATGGAGAGAGTAAAAACCCATTGCCTGACAGCCCGGTGACCAAGGCTGTTTGGGCCTGTTGAGGGCTTTGCCCACCGGCCCACCCTGCAGGCATGGGCATCAAACCAGGAGCTCTTGTGCTGCTGTGCCAAGACCTGTCCTACAGCTACCCTTACCCAGGCAACCCAGGGAGGGTTTTGTGGTGATAATGGCTCTCCTGTGCCAGCGTGGGCATGTGGCTGCAGCAGACACTGGTTACCAACCCCACCGTCCTGGCAGTGGTACGGGATTTGGCCCTGCTGATCCCCATCCTGTGACTCTCCTCTGGCAGCAGGCTGTCAGAGCAGGGCTTAAACCCTCAAAGAGCCCCTTTGGACCTGGAGCGGCCAGGGACAGATTAGCCTGATCTGCTTTGCTGGCCAGGAGCCTGTGGTCCTTGGGTgaccctgctctctgcactggaACACGGGTGTGAGAGGGTGATGTGTGGCATTGAGTGGTGGGGGGGCGCAGGACACAGATGGGCAGGGGTCTCCCTCCGCCCCAGGGTGGGAGGATGCTGCAGGGTCAAGATATGGATGGGGGCATCCTCTGTCAGCTCTGCGTCCTTGGGGTTTTTCCTGCTTGTCCAGCACTCCCTggtcccctgcacccccccttTCACCTGGCAGGGGTGACCTCAGAAAGCCGAGGTGGGAGGGGAGCTCCGCTGGCTCATGTGGTCGGGGGCTCCCTGGGTGAGCAGGGAAGGCCAGGGAGATGCGTGGCTCCTGAGTGTCTCATCAGGCTctggggacagggctctgaAAGTGTCCTGGTTCCTGCACAGCTGCTTGTCTAGGACAAGGTCAGGCAGCTGGAACTAACCCAGGCTGCAGCCCAGAGCTCTGCGGGGCAGACATGCCTGCACACACGTGTGTGCACACACGCACATTCCTTCTGGGCATGCCGTCCCAGCTGGGTACCACTGCATGCAGGTCAGAACTTGTCTTGCATCAGCTCCTATCTGCATGCGCGTGCAAGTGCATCCTCTCCTACACTTGCACGCACACCAGCTCTCCCGGTCAGCCTTGCCtaagcacacacatgtgcaTGTACGTGTCAACACACGCACACCCCCAGCTGTGCAGCCTGCCCTCCTGGGCAGCTCCTGTTGGTGCCGCTGTGCTGGGCCAGAGCAGCCTCCTGCTTACAAGCACTCACCCCGCACCTGCTTCCACCCCACTCAGCTCTACAATGAGGAGATCCTGGACCTGTTTGACAGTGCCCGTGACCCGGATGCACGCCACCGCAAATCCAACATCAAAATCCATGAGGATGCCAGTGGGAGCATCTACACCACGGGGGTCACGTCGCGCCTCATTAGCTCACAGGATGAGGTGGGTGTGGGACGGGGCAGATGGGGAGGAGGGATGGCAGCTGAGTGCCCGCTGGGCAGGGATGTGCTGCGTGGGGATGGCCAGGTGATGGGATCTCACCTGGGATGGaacagagcagccctggggtgATGCAGGGAGAGGTCAGTGTGCCCACTGGGCTGTGGCAGGGTGCTGTCCTGACTCCCTAACAGGGTGCCTCAAGGTTTTGTGCTTCCCTGCCCCATGTCATTGCAGCTGATCCAGTGCCTAAAGCAGGGGGCTCTTTCCCGCACCACTGCCAGCACCCAGATGAACGTGCAGAGCTCCCGGTCCCATGCCATCTTCACCATTCACCTGTGCCAGATGAGAGTGTGTGCCCGCCCAGAGATGGTGAGATGTGCTCCCGCCTCGTGGCTGGGCTGTTCCTGGGCCTGATACCCAGGCAATCTGGGGGGGTCCCTTGGAAAGGGGAGAGGGTTTGAAGTCTTGCAAAGAGAGGCAGGGCTTTGTCTTGCTTCTTTACAGTCATAGCCAGAGTTAGCATTTAACGAGAGCAGAGGTCTGCCCTGGTGCAGGCCCATCCAAGGCAGGGATGATTGGCCCAAGGGATGGCCCAGAGCAAGCTGCTGTTGggatcctctcccccatccttgAGGGGCTGGATGTGGAGGGTAGAATGCTCAGGCTTTTGCTGATGTCTGTGTGGCCAAGggagctcctgcctgctccaggTCCATGGTGGTGACCGTCTCCATGTGTGCCTGGCCACAGGTGAACGGGGAGGTCACCAGCCTTCTGGATGGAGCCCAGCCCACCACCGAGTATGAGACCCTCATGGCCAAGTTTCACTTCGTAGACCTGGCTGGCTCAGAGAGGCTGAAGCGAACGGGTGCTACTGGCGAGAGAGCGAAGGAAGGCATCTCCATCAACTGTGGGCTGGTATGGCCCTGGGCACTGGCATGCAAGGGGAacggggaggcagggcctgCCTAGGGGAGCCTGGATCACCTTTGGGTCCTGCTTGGAGCTGCTCTGGGCTGTTGGCGttgctgctgtctctgctgggGTTTATGTTACCCGGACCTGTAGGCAGGAGTATGCACACTCCAAAACGCCAGTGGTGagggcacagctctgctgctaaGGGCAGGACTACGGGGAGGAATACACCGGGGCACAAGGGTGCAAGTCCCCAAAACATCGACATCTGCTAAcctgagcttaaaaaaaacctccagggctcagtgctgctCGTCAGTGCATGTGGGAGGGAGGCAcagcccagggaagggggaCAAAAGCTGTGCCTGGCAAGAGAAGCCCCACGCCTCCACCTCTTGCACCCCAAACCTGTGCCACAGCACATGTCCCAGGCCTGATGTGCTGGCTACATGACAGCTGTATTCTCAGAAGGGGCTGAATTTGGGGGGCCCTTTCCTTTGTGTTGGTAGCTGGCCTTGGGGAACGTCATTAGTGCCCTCGGAGACCAGAGCAAGAAAGTTGTGCACGTGCCCTACCGTGACTCCAAGCTCACCCGCCTGCTGCAGGATTCCCTCGGGGGCAACAGGTAAGGGGGTCCCACGCCAGGGCTGAGCCCTTGGGGACTCAAACGCCTCATGGGTTGCCCACTGGGGAAGGGATGCCTCCTGGCAGGCAGTACATGATTGCAGATGTAAAGACCGTGGCTCCTCGTGAGCCCCAGGCGCAATTAGCCAGCTTTGGCGCAATTAGCTGGTGCAAAACACTCCAGAGCCCTTGCAGACCTGGGACTTGGCAGGTGGTGTTGCCCAGCATGGGATGGATTGAATTCCCTGGCTCCTTTGAGGATACTTCTCTGAAGACCCCGTTCTTCCCCAGCAATCCTGGCATGTGTAGCCTTGGCTGGGGGCGGTTGACTTTGCTCAGTGCTGCATGATGTGTTGCTTGCGGGGTCTTGCCGGTACTCTGGCCTGGGAGGGGCTGAACCCAGTTTATACCTTGGTTATAAACCACAGAAGGGCCTAGGACGGGTGGCTGGGGACATGTGGCCTATGCTGGGTGCCGGTGTCCATGTACAGAATTGGTGCAGGGTGGGGGAAACTGTCCCTTCACCCTGACCCTCACCTCCCCAAGCCAAACCATCATGATTGCCTGCGTGAGCCCATCTGACCGGGACTTCATGGAGACCCTGAACACGCTCAAGTATGCCAACCGGGCTCGCAACATCAAGAACAAGGTGGTGGTGAACCAGGACAAGACAAGCCAGCAGATCAGTGCCCTGCGGGCTGAGATTGCCCGCCTGCAGATGGAGCTGATGGAGTACAAGGCGGTGAGTGGCTGAGTGAGCCTGCAGAGGTAGGATGGAGGCAGGACCAGAAAGCCTCCTCCTTGTGTTTTAATTCAGGCAATTTTAGCAGGAAAGACCCTCCTGCCTACTTTGATAGGAGTAACTGCTAGGAGAGGCCAGGAGCCTTAAGAGACAGGGgctcagctcctgccctgccacaggCAGCACTTTGGGCAAGTCTCTTAGGGATGTTATGGCAGGAAGAAGCCTTGAAGCCTCTCTCACCCTCTGCCTTTTAACTCAGGCCTTCCTGGTCCTTAGActtgtccctgtccctgctttggtggctggggctgcccccagggctgcagTGGTGGACCCCATGTCCCAGCTTGCGCTGCACTCAGGGgctcccctcctgtccccacaGGGCAAGCGGGTCATCGGGGAGGATGGCTCGGAGGGCTACAGCGACCTTTTCCGTGAGAACGCCATGCTGCAGAAGGAGAACAGTGCCCTGCGCATGCGGGTGAAGGCCATGCAGGAGGCCATCGATGCTATCAACAGCAGGGTCACCCACCTCATGAGCCAGGAGGCCAATCTGATGTTGGCCAAGGCAGGTGAGGCTGGGCTAGTGCGTGGCGTGGTGGGTCAGCCTGGCCAGTGTAGCTGGGATGGGTGCTGTGGTGCCCATGTCTTGTCTTCATCCACCCACGCCTCTGCTCCTCCAGGTGATGGTAATGAAGCCATTGGTGCCCTCATCCAGAACTACATCCGGGAGATTGAAGAGCTGAGGTGAGCTGGGCATCGGGGCTGATGGGTCACCTAGGTTCCCTGGCTGGTGGGTGCTGTCGTGGGGTCTGAGCCCAGGTGTGGCTCACAGCTCTGTCTCTCCAGTGTCACTGGGGTGAGTTGTAAGCCCTGTTGGAGTAGCACCTGACTGCATTGCTGCTACACTGGGGCTTTGgtttgctgggcagtgctttgGCCATTGTCGTCCTTTGTGTGGCCGTTGATGGACTGGGAGATCCTGGCGAGAGTGCCTTGTGTCTCCAAGGGACTGCTGGCCCCTCAAAGCTGGGTCCATCCCAGTCTCTTGTGTGATCGTGGGACCCTGTCTTGCAGCATCCTGAGCTTCTGACCCAACAGGAATGGGAATGGCTTTGTGGTGACTCTGTCCCTGGTGTACACCATCCTAAAACCAGGCAAGATCCCTTCCTCCAGGGACAGTGGGGTGTCACCTCTTTGACCACATCCTGTCTCCACTCCCTAGGACGAAGCTCCTGGAGAGCGAATCCATGAATGAGTCTCTGCGTCGCAGCCTCTCGCGTGTCTCTGCCCGGCCCCCCTACTCCATGGGCTCGTCCCCAGCATCTGGCTTGGCTGGCCTGTGCAGCCCCGCTGCGCCGGTGGAGGCGGAGGCCTCTGATGTCCTCCGGCGGGCCAAGCAGGACCTGGAGCgcctgaaaaagaaagagaggaggcAGCGGAGAAAAAGGTgaaggcagctgctgtgcagtgtTGGGAAGGGGGAGGCTGCGTGTCCGTCCCTGTCTGTCCCTGTGTGGTCAGGTATCCTGCTTCCCCCACCTGTGATAACGGCAGAGCACTGAGACAGAACCCCGATGCCTGGGTTCCCCTCCGAGCGCTGCCTTGCCCTTGGTCTCCTTCTCACCTACCACATGATCCCAGAGGCTGTTTCCCCCAAAGCGTCCAAGAGCAGGAGGTGCGGGGGGCCCCAGCAGGACCTGTCCCTGGGCTCCCCCATGCTGGGACTCACCAGtacccctctgctctcccccagCCCGGAGAAGGAAGCATTTAAGAAGCGgcagaaactgcagcaggaCAATGGGGAGGAGACGGATGAGAATGAGGTAGAAGAGGTGAGTGCGCTTTGTGCTCATACTGAGGGGGGTGTTTGGGTACGAAGCGTTGTCATGGCCCCACCTGGGAGAAGGACCAAGCCCAGCCTGGCCCAGCAAGCAGGCTGGAGGGGTCATGGAGCCGAGGACTTCGTGCTGGGGTAGGGGGGAGCTGGGTGCTCCCCAaccagccctgctggggagcGAGGAGCCCACAGCTTTTTGGGCTTGGTTTCGATAAGCATAGGTgaaggggggtttgggggatgCAGTGCTACTCAGCTGGAAAGGGATGGATGGGGCACAGAGCTACTCTCAACAGTGTATGCTGGGGGTCCAGAAAtggtgctgcagcccctgggcatCCTGTGTGGGAATCTGAGTCCCGTtgtgggggctgcagcccaTTGCTGTGGGGTGGGCTCAGGTTTGGATGAGggaagagctgcagagagaagggCAAGGCCATGCTGCAAGCTGAGGTTAGGCACTCGTCTcttaggaggaggaggaggagcaggacgAGAGTGGctgtgaggaggaggatggacGTGAGGATGATGATGAAGACTCAGGCAGTGAAGAGAGCCTGGTGGACTCAGACTCGGATGCAGAGGAGAAGGGTAAAGTGAGGAgcatgcagcccagggtatggGGGTGCATTTGCTGGTGTCTCCTGGCACTGAGCTCTGGTCCTGGGAAGGGAGAGTCTGTTGGGATGACATGGCCACATCTCCTCTGGGGGGCTTTGAAAAGCACCAGGGTTGCTGCAGGGAGTCTCCAACACTCtttggggtgctgctgctgcccagtgGTGTGGGTTCCCATTGGCTCCCTTTGCCCTTGCCCTGTGCTGTGGCTCAGTGGGGCCATAGGAGCAATGCTCCACCATCCCTCCCAGCCTGACTGTCCCCCACCGGCTTCCAGCTGTGAATTTCCAGGCTGACCTGGCGGATCTAACTTGCGAGATAGAGATCAAGCAGAAGCTGATTGATGAGCTGGAGAACAGCCAGCGGCGCCTGCAGACCCTCAAGCACCAGTATGAGGAGAAGCTGATCCTGCTGCAGAACAAGATTCGGGACACACAGCTGGAGCGGGACCGGGTCCTGCAGAACCTCAGTGAGAACCGCCTCACCCATGGGATCCCAGCCCCGCAGCATTGGGCCCCAGTCCCTGCTCCTGTCCAGCTAACTCAGAGCCAGATcatgccccccccccgcatGCAGCACTGGCTCTGATAGAGCTTtgccatccctctgcctctgcttgagcccctgggacccccaggaccctgctTGTCTTGCTGTGAGAGCGGGACTAGTCAGCTGAAGACCTCCTCACCCCACTGGTGCCGGAGAGGTGGCTGGAAAGGATGGTGAGGCAAAGCCTCTTCTAGCCTTGAACACAGCTTCATGAGATATGGGACCACTTGGGGAGACTGAGGTGCTGAGGGACACATGAAGACCCCAAAGGCCTAGTGGTGTAGCTGGTCTCTAGGCTCAGTGGGACAGGATCACCCATGCATATGGCTGTAGGTCCAGGTCTGCAGCTCCTCTGTCTGCAGTGCCTGTGCTGTAACCCTCTGTCCCtaccctgtgctgggccctaACCCATCTCTTCCAGTGGGTGTCCCCAGACAGACACCAGCCTGTGACAGGGCCAGAGCAGAGGGGCGAGGGAGGGGTCTGGCGGAATCAGGGCAGGGAAGCAGTGCCCAGTGCCTCCAGGCAGGGTGTGTAGGTGCGGGAGGAGCCCTGGGTGCATGGCCATCATAAGCCCTCTCCTTGTTTCCCCAGGCACCATGGAGTGCTACACAGAGGAGAAAGCCAACAAGATCAAAGCAGACTATGAGAAGCGGCTAAAGGAGATGAACCGGGACCTGCAGAAGCTCCAGGCGGCCCAGAAGGAGCACGCTCGCCTGCTCAAGAACCAGTCCCGCTATGAGCGGGagctgaggaagctgcaggcGGAGGTGGCCGAGATGAAGAAGGCAAAGGTACCTGGACATTGCAGGGCAGGGCGGGCGTCCCCGGTCAAGTCTGGCTCCCTGCTCAAAAGCAACGTTTTCCACTCCTGGTGGCAAGTGCAAgacatctgtctgtctgtccgtctgGTGGGTGGGTACCCTGGGACAGTCAGGTGCCCACACCGACATGCAGTACCTTCCCATTCCAGGTTGCGCTGATGAAGCAGATGCGGGAGGAGCAACAGCGGAGGCGGCTGGTAGAGACAAAGAGGAATCGGGAGATCGCGCAGCTCAAGAAGGAGCAACGCCGGCAGGAGGTGAGAGCCCAGCCGGCCCACGTGCCACTGGGCGTCCCCACGCAGGAAGGGAACTGGGCTGGCTTGGGGTGGATGTTTGTCCTGCTCTGACACTCTGAGGTGCTCATGAACATCAGTTGGTGAAGCTCGGGGCCCTGCTACACCCATGGCCTCGCCAGTGGCTGTGCAGCCCCAGCAGAACACACCTGGCTGAGTAGCTCCCAAGGgcttcctgcagctcccagtgTGCTTGGGGGGGCATGCTGTGAGCTCCCTGCCATGCTCGGGGGGGCAATGTGCCATCAGGGCCATCCTCAAGGCCGAAACCTGCTCACTGTTAAAGTCAGAAGTGAGACTGTTCATGCCAAAGTAACTGCTCCACGCTTTGGTGGTGGGAGCCCTGGGACTGCGACCATCGCTGGGGTGTCTGGGCAGGACCCCAGGGGTGTCTCTCTCTCTCGTGCAGTTTCAGATCCGGGCGCTGGAGTCTCAGAAGCGGCAGCAGGAAATAGTGCTGCGGAGGAAAACCCAGGAGGTGAGGGCCCGGGAGGCGGGTTGCCTCAGCCCTTAGCTCAGAGACGCTCTGTCCTCCAGGCAGTGCCAG of the Phalacrocorax carbo chromosome 23, bPhaCar2.1, whole genome shotgun sequence genome contains:
- the KIF21B gene encoding kinesin-like protein KIF21B isoform X2: MAAPDSCVKVAVRIRPQLSKEKIEGCHICTSVTPGEPQVLLGKDKAFTYDFVFDLDTWQEQIYTTCVGKLIEGCFEGYNATVLAYGQTGAGKTYTMGTGFDMNISEDEQGIIPRAIGHLFSGIEERKRAAQSQGMAAPEFKVSAQFLELYNEEILDLFDSARDPDARHRKSNIKIHEDASGSIYTTGVTSRLISSQDELIQCLKQGALSRTTASTQMNVQSSRSHAIFTIHLCQMRVCARPEMVNGEVTSLLDGAQPTTEYETLMAKFHFVDLAGSERLKRTGATGERAKEGISINCGLLALGNVISALGDQSKKVVHVPYRDSKLTRLLQDSLGGNSQTIMIACVSPSDRDFMETLNTLKYANRARNIKNKVVVNQDKTSQQISALRAEIARLQMELMEYKAGKRVIGEDGSEGYSDLFRENAMLQKENSALRMRVKAMQEAIDAINSRVTHLMSQEANLMLAKAGDGNEAIGALIQNYIREIEELRTKLLESESMNESLRRSLSRVSARPPYSMGSSPASGLAGLCSPAAPVEAEASDVLRRAKQDLERLKKKERRQRRKSPEKEAFKKRQKLQQDNGEETDENEVEEEEEEQDESGCEEEDGREDDDEDSGSEESLVDSDSDAEEKAVNFQADLADLTCEIEIKQKLIDELENSQRRLQTLKHQYEEKLILLQNKIRDTQLERDRVLQNLSTMECYTEEKANKIKADYEKRLKEMNRDLQKLQAAQKEHARLLKNQSRYERELRKLQAEVAEMKKAKVALMKQMREEQQRRRLVETKRNREIAQLKKEQRRQEFQIRALESQKRQQEIVLRRKTQEVLALRRLAKPMSDRVTGRMSQKPAMLDSGAEVSASTTSSEPESGARSVSSIVRQWNKKINNFLGDPSSSVNGARPTRKKFPKKGTSQTFSKAARLKWQSLERRIFDIVMQRMTIVNLEADMERLIKKREELALLQEALLGKRAKLQAESPKEQKGLQELNEEIEVLGANIDYINDSISDCQATIMQIEETKEELDSTDTSVVISSCSLAEARLLLDNFLKASIDKGLQVAQKEAQIRLLEGRLRQTDVTGSSQNHAILDALREKAESHPELQALIHNVQQENGYTSTDEEVSEFSLASDGSISQSFTMKGSASQDDFTFKGEPKLSGQMKAVSAECLGPTLDVSTKNITKSLASLMEIKEDGISSSIRDAYYKEKVSRTISLPTRGSTFPRQSRGSDTSPLTRRKSYDRGQPARPPDVGFTPPSSPPTRPRNDRNVFSRLTSNQSQGSALDKGIINPVGGTKNARTAPLQCVSVAEGHTKPVLCLDATDELLFTGSKDRSCKMWNLVTGQEIASLKGHPNNVVSIKYCSHTGLVFTVSTSYIKVWDIRDSARCIRTLTSSGQVISGDACAGTTTRTVTSVQGEHQINQIALNPTGTTLYAATGNSVRIWELSRLQPVGKLSGHIGPVMCLTVNQTASNHDLVVTGSKDHYVKVFEIAEGMVGNIGPTHNFEPPHYDGIECLAIQGDILFSGSRDNGIKKWDLEQQELIQQIPNAHKDWVCALAFIPGRPMVLSACRGGMIKVWNVDTFTPVGEIKGHDSPINAICTNSKHIFTASSDLTVKLWSGRRLPAGSN